A DNA window from Vigna unguiculata cultivar IT97K-499-35 chromosome 10, ASM411807v1, whole genome shotgun sequence contains the following coding sequences:
- the LOC114165191 gene encoding vinorine synthase-like — translation MGDIDFDVLVKVHVTTIAFQREGFPLARERGFGDVVDEGMTAFVWVCWYGMSNSSWEGGGLARNEYQSLILYYIIHSNSLLQLREMEVKAEIVSKSTIKPSSTTPNKLRHFKLSLIDQLAPPFYVPILLFYSASDATNTKTISQKLKASLSEVLTLYYPFCGTLRGNSTVECNDEGVVFTECRVPMELSSLLKDPDLHQINHLFPCDPFNPARETLTGNMAVQLNQFTCGGLALGVCFSHKITDASTASSFLTSWAATSRGEGNKLILPQLEEAALVFPPRKIEMSLIRGMMGHKNIVTKRFVFNRTNISRLKQKLGSFDFTPTSVEAVTALIWKSSLEAAKANSEEGKIPASMISHAVNIRSRMAQTFSEHSMGNLWQQAVSPVVEVEGEVGLRDLGERVRETIRKVDGKYLSMVQGDEFYKVMECLKEARTMVAEKGVPCYSFSSWVRFGFYETDFGWGKPSYVRTIGVPIKNVVIFMATKVGDGIEAWITLTSRDMVHFEKNPELLQFVSFDS, via the exons ATGGGTGACATAGATTTTGACGTGCTCGTTAAGGTCCATGTCACCACAATAGCATTCCAGCGTGAAGGCTTTCCATTGGCTAGGGAGAGGGGTTTTGGTGATGTCGTCGATGAAGGGATGACGGCGTTTGTGTGGGTATGTTGGTATGGGATGTCTAATAGCAGTTGGGAAGGTGGTGGTTTG GCAAGAAATGAATACCAGAGtctcatattatattatattatacatagCAATAGCTTGCTTCAGTTGAGAGAAATGGAAGTGAAAGCAGAGATTGTATCTAAGAGCACAATAAAGCCATCTTCAACAACACCCAATAAGCTTCGACACTTCAAACTCTCTCTCATCGATCAATTGGCTCCTCCGTTCTACGTCCCTATTCTCCTCTTTTACTCTGCTTCCGACGCCACAAACACCAAAACAATATCTCAAAAATTGAAGGCTTCACTATCAGAAGTCCTCACTCTCTATTACCCCTTTTGCGGAACCCTCAGAGGCAACTCAACCGTCGAGTGCAACGATGAGGGCGTTGTTTTCACCGAGTGTAGAGTCCCCATGGAACTCTCAAGCCTTCTCAAAGACCCTGACCTTCATCAGATCAACCACCTTTTCCCATGCGATCCCTTCAACCCTGCAAGAGAAACTCTGACTGGGAACATGGCAGTTCAGTTGAACCAGTTCACGTGTGGAGGTCTTGCGCTTGGCGTCTGCTTCTCACACAAGATCACTGATGCTTCCACTGCATCATCCTTCCTCACTTCTTGGGCTGCAACATCAAG AGGAGAAGGCAACAAACTGATACTACCTCAACTGGAAGAAGCGGCGCTGGTTTTTCCGCCGAGGAAGATAGAAATGAGCTTGATTCGCGGCATGATGGGCCACAAAAACATTGTGACAAAGAGGTTCGTGTTTAACAGAACCAACATATCTAGACTGAAGCAAAAGTTGGGGAGCTTCGACTTCACTCCCACCAGTGTTGAAGCCGTGACAGCACTCATATGGAAATCATCACTGGAAGCTGCGAAAGCAAATTCAGAGGAAGGAAAAATTCCGGCGTCTATGATATCCCACGCGGTGAACATTCGCAGCCGAATGGCCCAAACCTTTTCGGAGCATTCCATGGGAAATCTGTGGCAACAGGCGGTGTCTCCGGTGGTGGAGGTGGAAGGAGAAGTGGGGCTGCGCGATTTGGGTGAGAGAGTGAGGGAAACGATAagaaaagttgatggaaaatatTTGAGTATGGTTCAGGGTGATGAGTTTTATAAGGTGATGGAGTGTTTGAAGGAAGCAAGAACAATGGTCGCAGAAAAGGGTGTTCCTTGTTATAGCTTTAGCAGTTGGGTGAGGTTTGGGTtctatgaaacggatttcggatGGGGAAAACCAAGTTACGTGCGCACTATCGGAGTGCCTATAAAAAACGTGGTCATTTTTATGGCTACTAAGGTTGGTGATGGCATTGAGGCATGGATAACCTTGACTTCGCGTGACATGGTCCATTTTGAGAAAAATCCAGAACTTCTCCAGTTTGTCTCGTTTGATTCTTAA
- the LOC114165828 gene encoding beta-glucuronosyltransferase GlcAT14C, with protein MKRNHNSHNNHHHHHSFRPRKWMMMITVIVTICIILLLLTLTKPSSSSSSSATWSSSSSSLNLTEEVGVGLPRLAYMLTGTKGEGAQLKRVLQAVYHPRNFYLLHLDLEASDEERFELAKYVKFEAVFAAFGNVMVVGKSDLVTYKGPTMVASTLHGIALLLKRIPQWDWFLNLSASDYPLISQDDLLHIFSFLPRDLNFIEHTSNIGWKEHQRARPIIIDPGLYHLKKSGVYWAKEKRSVPSSFKLFTGSPWIVLTKSFLEFCVLGWDNLPRTLLMYYTNFLSSPEGYFHTVICNHKDYQNTTINHDLRYIRWDNPPKQHPLFLKLEHFDDMVRSGIPFARKFAKDDPVLDKIDKELLGRSKGHFTPGGWCFGSPLLGKDSCTVYGNPIVVKPTLRSKKLEKLLVKLLDSENFRPKQCK; from the exons ATGAAACGAAACCATAATTCccacaacaaccaccaccaccaccactccTTCCGACCACGCAAATGGATGATGATGATCACCGTCATCGTAACAATATGCATTATCCTCCTGCTTCTTACCCTCACCAaaccctcttcttcttcttcctcttctgcAACAtggtcttcttcttcttcatcgcTCAATTTAACGGAAGAAGTAGGAGTGGGTCTTCCGAGATTGGCGTACATGTTGACGGGCACAAAGGGGGAGGGAGCGCAGCTGAAGAGGGTTCTTCAGGCAGTGTATCATCCCAGGAACTTCTACCTGCTTCATCTCGATCTAGAAGCTTCTGATGAGGAAAGGTTCGAGCTTGCCAAGTACGTCAAGTTCGAGGCTGTGTTTGCGGCCTTTGGGAACGTCATGGTCGTGGGTAAGTCTGATTTGGTCACCTACAAGGGCCCCACCATGGTCGCTTCCACTCTCCACGGCATTGCTCTGTTGCTCAAGAGGATTCCCCAATGGGACTGGTTTCTCAATCTCAGTGCCTCTGATTATCCTCTCATCTCCCAAGATG ATCTCTTGCACATCTTTTCATTCTTGCCCAGGGATCTCAATTTCATTGAGCATACAAGTAATATTGGTTGGAAAGA GCATCAAAGAGCTAGACCGATCATTATAGATCCAGGCTTATATCATTTGAAGAAATCTGGTGTTTACTGGGCTAAAGAGAAGAGATCTGTTCCTTCATCGTTCAAATTATTCACAG GTTCTCCGTGGATTGTGCTGACAAAGTCGTTTCTGGAGTTTTGTGTTTTGGGTTGGGATAATCTTCCTCGCACTCTCCTTATGTATTACACGAATTTTCTTTCATCCCCTGAGGGCTACTTCCATACGGTCATTTGCAATCATAAGGATTATCAAAACACGACCATTAACCATGATTTACGTTATATAAGGTGGGACAACCCGCCAAAACAGCATCCATTGTTCTTGAAGTTGGAGCATTTTGATGACATGGTACGTAGTGGTATTCCTTTTGCTCGGAAGTTTGCAAAGGATGACCCAGTTCTTGACAAAATTGACAAGGAACTTCTGGGAAGATCAAAGGGTCACTTTACACCTGGAGGCTGGTGTTTTGGCAGTCCTCTTTTGGGAAAAGACTCTTGCACAGTTTATGGAAATCCAATTGTAGTTAAACCTACTTTACGATCAAAGAAGCTTGAAAAACTATTGGTGAAACTGTTGGATTCTGAAAATTTTAGGCCCAAACAGTGTAAATAG